The following are encoded together in the Oceanobacillus zhaokaii genome:
- the aroA gene encoding 3-phosphoshikimate 1-carboxyvinyltransferase → MATHVLAPFNKPLLGELEIPGDKSISHRAVILGSIANGTTKVSNFLDGEDCMRTVKAFQLMGVSIEKQESTVIIDGKGSNALQEPLEPLYFGNSGTTTRLMLGILAGLPFFTTVYGDASLTERPMDRVIDPLREMNATIDGRKAGSYLPLSIKGNSLQGITYTLPVKSAQVKSAILLAGLFANGETKVIENTPTRNHTENMLQAFGAAISSDGSETTITNIQTLTATNVYVPGDISSAAFFLVAGAIVPGSKLTLKNVGLNQTRTGIIDVLLTMGADLQITNQQVSGGEEFGDLTITYKELNSIVIQGEIIPRLIDEIPVLALLATQIEGTTVIRDAEELRVKETDRINAVVDVLTTLGANIEATDDGMVIHGKTTLTGGEIKSYNDHRIAMMGAIASLIAKDDVEIDDDSSIYISYPNFFEHLKEITV, encoded by the coding sequence ATGGCAACGCATGTATTAGCACCTTTTAATAAACCTTTGCTTGGGGAATTGGAAATTCCGGGTGATAAATCTATTTCTCATCGCGCAGTAATTCTCGGTTCCATTGCAAATGGGACAACAAAGGTATCTAATTTCTTAGATGGCGAAGACTGTATGCGGACCGTTAAAGCATTTCAATTAATGGGTGTATCCATTGAAAAACAAGAATCAACTGTAATTATTGATGGTAAGGGTTCTAATGCATTACAGGAACCATTAGAGCCTTTATACTTTGGTAATTCCGGAACAACGACAAGATTAATGTTAGGAATTCTTGCTGGCTTACCATTTTTCACTACTGTTTACGGTGATGCATCGCTTACGGAGCGCCCAATGGATCGGGTAATTGATCCACTAAGAGAGATGAACGCTACAATCGATGGCAGAAAAGCTGGGAGTTATTTGCCACTTTCCATTAAAGGAAACTCTTTACAAGGAATTACCTATACACTTCCGGTTAAAAGTGCGCAAGTGAAGTCAGCTATATTATTGGCTGGTTTATTTGCTAATGGTGAAACGAAAGTAATTGAAAATACACCAACCCGTAATCATACCGAAAACATGTTACAAGCATTTGGGGCAGCCATATCATCTGATGGAAGTGAAACGACAATCACAAACATCCAGACATTAACTGCCACAAATGTATATGTACCTGGAGATATCTCATCTGCTGCATTCTTTCTAGTGGCTGGTGCAATTGTTCCAGGTAGTAAACTAACCCTGAAAAACGTTGGCTTAAATCAAACGCGTACAGGGATAATAGATGTGCTTCTTACAATGGGGGCTGATTTACAAATTACAAATCAACAGGTAAGTGGCGGGGAAGAATTTGGTGATCTCACTATTACGTATAAAGAACTTAATAGCATCGTTATCCAAGGTGAAATTATACCTCGTTTAATCGATGAGATTCCTGTTCTTGCATTATTAGCTACCCAAATCGAAGGAACCACTGTCATTCGCGATGCAGAAGAACTTCGAGTGAAAGAAACAGATCGTATTAATGCTGTTGTAGACGTTTTAACGACGCTTGGAGCTAATATTGAAGCAACAGATGACGGAATGGTCATCCATGGAAAAACCACGCTTACAGGTGGTGAAATCAAGTCCTATAATGATCATCGTATTGCAATGATGGGAGCAATCGCATCATTAATTGCAAAAGATGATGTTGAAAT
- a CDS encoding CheR family methyltransferase: MEDEYIQFIKKVKLKVGVDLSLYKEAQMKRRITTLRDKRGYTNFTTYYNAIIKEPELLDEFVDRLTINVSEFFRNPKRWEVLKETIIPKLLTNKRSLKIWSAACSTGEEPYSLAIMLKENFPTVNYNIIATDLDEIALSKAKQGIYAEQALKEVPKHYKLKYFSEVNNQYQINSSLKKEITFKKHNLLADKYPANIDLIVCRNVLIYFTDEAKELIYHNFSDALIDDGVLFVGSTEQIFVPAKYNLGIVDTFFYQKL, translated from the coding sequence ATGGAAGATGAATACATCCAATTTATAAAAAAGGTAAAGCTTAAAGTAGGTGTTGACCTAAGTTTATATAAAGAAGCACAGATGAAAAGGCGGATCACGACCTTAAGGGATAAGCGGGGTTATACTAATTTTACTACCTACTATAATGCAATTATAAAAGAACCTGAACTGCTAGATGAATTTGTGGATCGGTTAACGATTAATGTTTCTGAATTTTTCCGTAATCCTAAACGCTGGGAAGTGCTAAAAGAGACAATAATACCAAAATTATTGACAAATAAGCGATCCTTAAAAATTTGGAGTGCGGCATGTTCAACAGGTGAGGAACCATACAGTCTGGCGATAATGTTGAAAGAAAATTTCCCAACAGTTAACTATAATATTATTGCTACTGATTTAGACGAGATTGCTTTATCCAAAGCTAAGCAAGGAATCTATGCAGAACAAGCATTAAAAGAAGTTCCGAAACACTATAAACTTAAATATTTCAGTGAAGTGAACAATCAGTACCAAATTAATTCATCACTAAAAAAAGAGATCACTTTTAAAAAGCATAATTTATTGGCGGATAAGTATCCTGCAAATATTGATCTTATCGTCTGTCGTAATGTATTAATTTATTTTACAGATGAAGCAAAGGAATTAATATATCATAATTTTAGTGATGCATTGATAGATGATGGCGTTCTATTTGTTGGCAGTACGGAACAAATCTTTGTTCCTGCAAAGTATAATCTAGGTATTGTCGATACATTTTTCTATCAAAAGTTATAA
- the hepT gene encoding heptaprenyl diphosphate synthase component II, giving the protein MKLPKTYGYLKKDLNIIEKSLHQIIQAEHPILRSASTELLNAGGKRIRPIFVLLSGQLGNFELDKIKTVAVTLELIHMATLVHDDVVDDAELRRGKPTIKKLYGNRVAMYTGDYILARALEEISSLRNAELHKLFSRTIVEVCEGEIEQIEDKYNFDQSLRDYLRRIKRKTALLIATSCKLGAIVSGVSKKDANRLYQYGYFVGMSYQIIDDILDFTSTSKQLGKPAGNDLLQGNITLPVLFGMQNDSFNKRLRETFADKDNVLPEDMEALIIELKQTDAIQMSYQLSDLYLQKALQTIKHFPSSRAKQTLVDIATFIGKRRS; this is encoded by the coding sequence ATGAAACTTCCTAAAACATATGGATATTTAAAAAAAGACTTAAATATTATAGAAAAATCATTACATCAAATTATACAAGCGGAGCATCCTATTTTGCGCAGTGCATCTACCGAATTACTAAACGCTGGGGGGAAGAGAATTCGCCCTATTTTTGTTTTACTTTCTGGACAGCTTGGTAATTTTGAGTTAGATAAGATAAAAACTGTCGCCGTTACACTCGAACTAATCCATATGGCAACACTAGTGCATGATGATGTTGTTGACGATGCGGAACTGCGCAGGGGAAAACCTACCATCAAAAAACTATATGGCAATCGTGTAGCAATGTACACAGGTGATTATATTCTTGCAAGAGCATTAGAAGAAATATCAAGCCTAAGGAATGCTGAATTACATAAATTATTTTCTAGAACGATTGTTGAAGTTTGTGAAGGTGAAATTGAGCAAATAGAAGACAAATATAATTTCGATCAATCTTTACGTGATTATTTACGAAGAATAAAACGTAAAACAGCTTTACTGATTGCAACGAGCTGTAAACTGGGTGCAATTGTTTCTGGAGTGTCTAAAAAGGATGCGAACAGGCTATATCAGTATGGCTACTTTGTTGGTATGTCTTATCAAATTATTGACGATATCTTAGATTTTACCTCTACCTCTAAACAATTAGGTAAACCTGCTGGTAATGATTTATTGCAAGGGAATATAACCTTGCCAGTTCTTTTCGGTATGCAAAATGACTCCTTTAATAAACGATTACGGGAAACATTTGCAGATAAAGATAACGTTCTACCAGAGGATATGGAAGCGCTCATTATTGAATTAAAACAAACAGATGCTATTCAAATGTCCTACCAATTAAGTGACCTTTATTTACAGAAGGCATTGCAAACTATTAAGCATTTTCCGAGTTCACGAGCGAAGCAAACACTTGTTGATATTGCTACATTTATCGGAAAAAGACGTTCTTAA
- a CDS encoding heptaprenyl diphosphate synthase component 1, whose product MNTSNMDTTYLKRLLQDSIHHKYLEKYIKQPNIDEEKLLILSTLINNNPSLTTIEKEHYIITTMMVQIALDTHETVPVKMVGTEPHEAVKANQLKVLAGDYYSGLYYLLLSEIEDFNLIHRLATAIKEINELKMKLYYREFNTFDEYLSLIEKIDTLLILSVANYINDHSLDIISGEWLLMNKLIQDKENLLIGFEASITEQTNVEHRSYPNSTFLTRVDTMIEYKKRTLENLLVNLPVEHTAFTSHVISKLPNLLNAKISIAEEG is encoded by the coding sequence TTGAACACATCTAACATGGATACAACATATTTAAAAAGACTATTGCAGGATAGTATTCATCATAAATATTTAGAGAAATATATTAAACAACCTAATATTGACGAAGAAAAGCTTTTGATTTTATCTACGTTAATCAATAATAATCCTAGTTTAACTACAATTGAAAAAGAACATTATATTATTACTACGATGATGGTACAGATTGCACTTGATACACATGAGACAGTTCCAGTTAAGATGGTTGGAACGGAGCCCCATGAAGCTGTTAAAGCAAATCAATTAAAGGTGCTAGCAGGTGATTATTATAGTGGTCTCTATTATTTGCTGCTATCTGAAATCGAGGATTTCAATTTAATACATCGTTTAGCTACCGCAATCAAAGAAATTAACGAATTAAAAATGAAGCTGTATTATCGCGAATTTAACACATTTGATGAATATCTTTCTCTTATCGAGAAAATTGATACATTATTGATTTTAAGTGTAGCTAATTACATTAATGATCACTCCTTGGATATTATTTCAGGAGAATGGCTGTTAATGAATAAGTTAATTCAAGATAAAGAAAATCTTTTAATTGGATTTGAAGCATCTATTACGGAGCAAACTAACGTTGAACATAGAAGTTATCCAAATTCAACTTTCTTAACACGAGTCGATACAATGATTGAGTATAAAAAGAGAACATTAGAGAACTTACTGGTTAATTTACCTGTAGAACATACGGCATTTACATCACATGTAATTTCGAAATTACCAAATCTACTAAATGCGAAGATCTCTATTGCGGAAGAAGGGTAA
- the aroH gene encoding chorismate mutase → MSRGVRGATTCTANDEKQMIRTTKVLVEEMIDKNSIDPTDVSHVFISVTKDLTATFPAKALREIPGWTYVPVMCMAEIDVDNSLPACIRIMMVVNTDKPQHEIKHIFHNEAIKLRPDLIKGELR, encoded by the coding sequence ATGAGTCGTGGTGTTAGAGGAGCTACAACTTGTACAGCAAATGATGAAAAACAGATGATTAGAACTACAAAGGTATTAGTTGAAGAAATGATAGATAAGAATAGTATTGATCCAACAGATGTTTCCCACGTGTTTATTTCGGTTACAAAGGACTTGACAGCAACCTTTCCCGCAAAGGCGTTACGAGAAATCCCAGGATGGACGTATGTGCCTGTTATGTGTATGGCAGAAATAGATGTTGATAACAGTTTACCCGCATGCATCCGCATTATGATGGTTGTCAACACCGACAAACCACAGCACGAAATCAAACATATTTTTCACAATGAAGCAATTAAATTAAGACCAGATTTAATTAAGGGTGAATTACGTTGA
- the ndk gene encoding nucleoside-diphosphate kinase — protein MEKTFVMVKPDGVQRNLIGQITNRFEKKGFQLVGAKLMVISTELAETHYAEHKEKAFFGELVEFITSGPVFAMVWEGDNVVNTSRNLIGKTNPSEASPGTIRGDFGVIVDKNIIHGSDSLESAEREINLFFKQDELISYEKQESAWIY, from the coding sequence ATGGAAAAAACATTTGTAATGGTCAAACCAGATGGGGTACAGCGTAATTTGATAGGGCAAATCACTAACCGCTTTGAAAAGAAAGGATTCCAGTTAGTTGGGGCAAAACTAATGGTAATTTCGACTGAACTTGCTGAAACACATTATGCTGAACACAAAGAGAAAGCTTTCTTTGGCGAATTAGTAGAATTTATTACTTCTGGACCAGTTTTTGCTATGGTTTGGGAGGGAGACAATGTTGTTAATACCTCCCGTAATTTAATCGGAAAGACCAATCCTTCCGAAGCAAGTCCAGGTACAATCCGCGGTGACTTTGGTGTCATTGTTGACAAGAACATTATTCATGGTTCAGACTCTTTAGAGAGTGCTGAAAGAGAAATTAATTTATTTTTTAAACAAGACGAGCTTATTTCATACGAGAAGCAAGAAAGCGCTTGGATATATTAA
- the aroB gene encoding 3-dehydroquinate synthase → MEEIEVTSSSHSYKIIIGEKIRFRLKLFLPKEYSSIFIISDEMVAPLYIDEIRSNFTREKIFQTILPPGEQTKSIETFYSVHTAAINAGLDRNSLIIALGGGVVGDLAGFVAATYMRGIDYIQIPTTILAHDSSVGGKVAINHELGKNLIGSFYPPRAVIYDVETLQSLSAREIRSGYAELVKEALIADQNFFNTLINTDIQQVTAKELQSHLSLGIKIKADIVQEDERESGVRMYLNLGHTLGHALEAEMGYGKLTHGEAVAIGLLFTLHVSENMFSKQIAYKPLIEWLKENNYPLKLQRLDDNALLNKMKSDKKTVNSKIKMVLLDDIGSPLVKELSDQEILDSLHSFNRKLVTE, encoded by the coding sequence ATGGAGGAAATCGAAGTCACATCAAGTTCCCATTCTTACAAAATTATTATTGGTGAAAAGATTCGCTTTCGACTTAAATTATTTCTGCCAAAAGAATATTCATCTATTTTTATCATTTCTGATGAGATGGTAGCTCCTTTATACATTGATGAAATAAGGAGTAACTTTACTAGGGAAAAGATTTTTCAAACAATACTGCCACCCGGAGAACAAACTAAAAGCATCGAAACTTTTTATAGCGTACATACAGCTGCAATTAATGCTGGGTTAGACCGGAATTCCTTGATTATTGCATTAGGAGGCGGAGTTGTCGGCGATCTCGCCGGATTCGTTGCTGCAACTTATATGCGAGGAATAGATTATATTCAAATTCCAACAACGATCCTTGCGCATGATAGTAGTGTTGGTGGAAAAGTGGCAATTAACCATGAACTAGGAAAAAATTTAATTGGCAGCTTTTATCCACCGAGAGCAGTAATTTATGATGTTGAAACATTACAGTCTCTCAGTGCCCGTGAAATTCGCTCAGGCTATGCTGAACTTGTGAAGGAAGCTCTTATTGCAGATCAGAATTTTTTTAACACGCTTATCAATACTGATATTCAGCAAGTGACAGCAAAGGAACTCCAATCCCATCTTTCCCTTGGAATCAAAATCAAAGCAGATATTGTTCAAGAAGACGAGAGGGAGTCAGGTGTCCGGATGTATCTTAATCTTGGACATACACTGGGTCATGCCCTCGAGGCGGAAATGGGATATGGAAAGCTAACGCATGGAGAGGCAGTTGCAATTGGTCTACTATTTACACTCCATGTTAGTGAAAATATGTTTTCTAAGCAAATCGCATATAAACCACTAATTGAATGGTTAAAAGAAAACAATTACCCACTTAAGCTTCAGCGATTAGACGATAACGCATTATTGAATAAAATGAAATCAGATAAAAAGACAGTAAATAGCAAAATAAAAATGGTTCTACTAGATGATATTGGTAGTCCACTAGTGAAAGAGTTAAGTGATCAGGAAATACTTGATTCCTTACATTCATTTAATAGAAAGTTGGTGACCGAATGA
- the aroC gene encoding chorismate synthase → MRYLTAGESHGKQLTTIIEGIPARMPIIKENINDSLLRRQQGHGRGKRMQIEKDLVEITSGIRHGYTLGSPISLVINNDDFKHWTDIMGEDPIDEDTKVRRVITKPRPGHADLNGALKYGHRDMRNVLERSSARETAARVAAGAVAKTLLKQLGIEVCGYVKEIGGIRAEEVTSLTMEERIQISQNSPVMVLDKNVEQAMMDKIDETKKVGDSIGGVCEVYVEGMPAGIGSYVHYDRKLDSRIAGSVAGINAFKGVEFGIGFDAARLNGSEVHDEIAWDEARGYYRTSNRLGGFEGGMTTGMPIVVRGVMKPIPTLMLKPLQSVDIDTKEPFKATVERSDACAVPAASVVMEHVVAFELARAITEQFPSDQFPTLKKAIDEYREEIRCF, encoded by the coding sequence TTGCGTTACTTAACAGCAGGGGAATCACATGGCAAACAATTAACAACAATTATTGAAGGTATTCCAGCAAGGATGCCCATCATAAAAGAGAACATCAATGATTCTTTATTAAGGAGACAGCAAGGGCATGGTCGTGGTAAACGAATGCAAATCGAGAAAGATTTAGTTGAAATTACGAGCGGCATTCGTCATGGCTATACATTAGGTTCTCCTATCTCACTCGTAATAAATAATGACGATTTTAAGCATTGGACAGATATTATGGGTGAAGATCCAATTGATGAGGATACAAAAGTTCGCAGGGTTATCACGAAGCCAAGACCCGGACATGCAGATTTAAATGGGGCATTGAAGTACGGGCATCGTGATATGCGAAATGTATTAGAAAGATCCTCTGCTCGTGAGACTGCTGCTCGAGTTGCGGCTGGTGCAGTGGCAAAGACATTGTTAAAACAGCTAGGGATAGAAGTTTGTGGGTATGTGAAAGAGATTGGCGGCATTCGTGCAGAAGAAGTAACTTCACTTACAATGGAAGAACGAATCCAAATTTCACAGAATTCTCCGGTAATGGTGCTGGATAAGAATGTAGAACAAGCAATGATGGATAAAATTGACGAAACGAAAAAAGTAGGCGATTCAATCGGTGGCGTATGTGAAGTATACGTTGAAGGGATGCCCGCTGGAATTGGTTCCTATGTCCATTATGACCGAAAACTTGATTCACGGATTGCAGGAAGTGTTGCAGGCATCAATGCTTTTAAAGGTGTTGAATTTGGGATCGGTTTTGATGCTGCAAGATTGAATGGTAGTGAAGTACATGATGAAATTGCTTGGGATGAAGCTAGAGGATATTACCGAACCTCAAATCGCCTCGGCGGGTTTGAAGGTGGTATGACTACAGGAATGCCAATTGTTGTAAGAGGTGTAATGAAGCCTATTCCGACATTGATGCTAAAGCCACTTCAAAGTGTTGATATCGATACTAAGGAACCATTCAAAGCAACTGTGGAACGTTCCGATGCATGTGCAGTGCCAGCAGCATCTGTTGTGATGGAGCATGTTGTTGCCTTCGAATTAGCAAGAGCAATTACAGAACAATTCCCTAGCGATCAATTTCCAACACTTAAGAAAGCGATAGATGAATACCGTGAAGAGATTAGGTGCTTCTAA
- a CDS encoding prephenate dehydrogenase — protein sequence MRRTVVIAGLGLIGGSLAKSIMKSEENYVIGYDVNQDSLEFAILNGIVHETSTSFTESVQDADIVILAAPISESIQLIGKLNELQLSKEMIVSDVASVKSSIINAASSLTNDKISFIGGHPMAGSHKRGISAAKAHLFENATYVLTPSIRSTEEKVEILKDVLKNTRSKFIVLSPDEHDEMTGVVSHFPHLIASSLVHQARKWGDTHSYLPNLAAGGFRDITRIASSNPELWQDIFYHNREKMSVLLEEWIQEMIDLKILVDNNKKNDMITYLQNAKNYRDGLPSKDKGVIPSFYDVYVDIKDQTGAIAAVVQLLADQQISIKNIEILEMREGITGVLRLSFYSKEAQAESSIFLQNNGFDTTIL from the coding sequence TTGAGAAGAACTGTAGTGATTGCGGGACTTGGTTTAATAGGTGGTTCATTGGCAAAAAGCATAATGAAATCAGAAGAAAATTATGTTATTGGCTATGATGTTAATCAAGATTCATTAGAGTTTGCAATATTAAATGGGATTGTCCACGAGACTTCGACATCCTTTACGGAATCTGTACAGGATGCAGATATCGTTATTTTAGCGGCACCAATATCCGAATCCATTCAGTTAATAGGAAAATTAAATGAATTGCAGCTCTCAAAAGAGATGATTGTATCAGATGTTGCTTCTGTAAAAAGTTCCATTATTAATGCAGCATCGTCATTGACTAATGATAAAATTAGCTTTATCGGCGGACATCCAATGGCTGGTTCCCATAAAAGAGGAATCAGCGCTGCTAAAGCACATTTATTTGAAAATGCAACTTATGTATTAACCCCTTCTATTCGCAGTACAGAGGAAAAGGTAGAAATCCTTAAAGACGTATTAAAAAATACGAGAAGTAAATTTATTGTTTTAAGTCCTGATGAGCATGATGAAATGACAGGAGTTGTGTCCCATTTTCCACATTTGATTGCCTCTTCTTTAGTTCATCAAGCGAGAAAGTGGGGGGATACACATTCATATCTTCCGAATCTTGCAGCAGGTGGTTTTCGTGATATTACAAGAATAGCTTCAAGTAATCCAGAATTGTGGCAAGACATCTTCTATCATAATCGTGAAAAAATGTCAGTGCTGTTAGAAGAATGGATTCAAGAGATGATTGATTTAAAAATACTAGTAGATAACAATAAGAAGAATGATATGATTACATACTTACAAAATGCTAAGAATTATCGCGATGGTCTGCCTAGTAAAGATAAAGGTGTCATCCCTTCTTTTTATGATGTGTATGTTGACATTAAAGACCAAACAGGTGCTATTGCAGCAGTTGTACAACTTTTAGCAGATCAGCAGATCAGCATTAAAAATATTGAAATCTTGGAAATGCGAGAAGGAATAACAGGTGTCTTGAGATTGAGCTTTTATTCTAAAGAAGCACAAGCGGAAAGCTCGATATTCCTACAAAATAATGGGTTTGACACAACGATTTTATAA
- the spoIVA gene encoding stage IV sporulation protein A codes for MEKIDIFKDISKRTNGDIYLGIVGAVRTGKSTFIKKFMELVVLPNIEDESERERAQDELPQSAAGKTIMTTEPKFIPNQAVSVSVEEGLDVNIRLVDCVGYAVEGAKGFEDENGPRMINTPWYEDPIPFHDAAEIGTRKVIQEHSTIGVVLTTDGSFGEIPRADYVDAEARVIEELKEVGKPFIMVINSVKPSSQETELLRQKLVEEHDIPVISMSVESMTEHDVFNVLREALFEFPVLEVNVNLPSWVMVLKENHWLRANYQEAIQTTVKDIKRLRDVDHIVGNFSDYDYIEKANLAGMEMGEGVAEIDLHAPDHLYDQVLKEIVGEEIRGKDHLLELMQEFAYAKREYDQVSSALHMVKQTGYGIAAPTLEDMILDEPEIIRQGSRFGVRLKAVAPSIHMIKVEVESEFSPIIGTEKQSEELVRYLMQDFEEDPLSIWESDIFGRSLSSIVREGIQAKIALMPENARYKLKDTLERIINEGSGSLIAIIL; via the coding sequence TTGGAGAAAATCGATATTTTTAAGGATATCTCAAAACGGACCAACGGAGATATTTATCTTGGCATCGTAGGGGCGGTCCGTACAGGTAAATCAACCTTTATAAAAAAATTTATGGAGCTTGTTGTTTTGCCCAATATTGAAGATGAGAGTGAACGTGAACGTGCACAGGATGAATTACCACAGAGTGCAGCAGGAAAAACGATTATGACTACAGAACCAAAGTTTATCCCCAATCAGGCTGTGTCGGTAAGTGTCGAGGAAGGTCTTGATGTTAACATTAGACTAGTTGATTGCGTTGGGTATGCCGTTGAAGGTGCAAAAGGCTTCGAGGATGAGAATGGTCCAAGAATGATAAATACACCTTGGTATGAAGATCCTATTCCTTTTCATGATGCAGCGGAAATCGGTACAAGAAAAGTAATTCAAGAGCATTCAACAATTGGTGTCGTACTTACAACGGATGGCTCGTTTGGAGAAATTCCTCGCGCAGACTATGTAGATGCAGAAGCAAGAGTAATTGAGGAATTAAAGGAAGTTGGCAAGCCATTTATAATGGTCATTAACTCAGTGAAACCATCTAGTCAAGAAACAGAATTATTGCGTCAGAAACTAGTTGAAGAGCATGATATCCCAGTAATTTCAATGAGTGTCGAATCAATGACAGAACACGATGTATTTAACGTTCTGCGTGAGGCGCTATTCGAATTTCCTGTGCTTGAAGTCAATGTCAACTTACCTAGCTGGGTCATGGTATTAAAAGAAAATCACTGGCTAAGAGCGAATTATCAAGAAGCGATACAAACAACAGTTAAGGATATAAAGAGATTAAGAGACGTTGACCATATTGTTGGGAATTTCTCAGATTATGATTATATTGAAAAGGCAAACTTAGCTGGAATGGAAATGGGTGAAGGTGTTGCTGAAATCGATCTTCATGCACCTGACCATCTCTATGACCAGGTGTTAAAAGAGATTGTTGGTGAAGAAATTCGTGGTAAAGACCACCTCCTAGAACTTATGCAAGAATTCGCATATGCAAAAAGAGAATATGATCAAGTATCTAGTGCGCTCCATATGGTTAAACAAACGGGATATGGAATTGCAGCACCGACATTAGAAGATATGATTTTAGACGAACCTGAAATTATTCGCCAAGGATCAAGATTCGGTGTCAGGCTAAAAGCTGTTGCTCCATCAATCCATATGATAAAAGTAGAAGTCGAGTCAGAATTCTCCCCAATTATTGGAACTGAAAAACAAAGTGAAGAGCTAGTAAGATACTTGATGCAGGATTTTGAAGAGGATCCGTTATCGATTTGGGAATCTGATATCTTTGGTCGATCGCTAAGTTCTATTGTTAGAGAAGGAATTCAAGCTAAGATAGCCTTGATGCCAGAAAATGCACGATATAAACTCAAAGACACACTGGAGAGAATCATAAACGAAGGATCTGGCAGTTTAATAGCAATTATTTTATAG
- a CDS encoding DUF2768 domain-containing protein → MLKMYISFAGMIFLILAIGLIVLSRLKLKGWIAGVVSFLAYICLILGALIILYIVFTGPTR, encoded by the coding sequence ATGCTCAAAATGTATATTTCATTTGCAGGGATGATTTTCTTAATTTTAGCAATTGGACTGATTGTACTTAGTAGATTAAAACTTAAAGGCTGGATAGCCGGTGTTGTATCATTTTTAGCGTACATATGCTTAATATTAGGGGCGTTAATAATATTATATATCGTATTTACTGGTCCAACCAGGTAA
- the mtrB gene encoding trp RNA-binding attenuation protein MtrB — MDNSTLNPDFFVIKALEDGVNVIGLTRGTDTKFHHTEKLDKGEIMIAQFTEHTSAVKIRGKAVVQTSNGELSSE; from the coding sequence ATGGACAATTCAACTTTAAATCCTGATTTCTTCGTAATAAAAGCACTTGAGGATGGTGTGAACGTAATTGGCTTAACACGAGGTACAGATACTAAATTTCATCATACAGAAAAATTGGATAAGGGCGAAATTATGATTGCTCAGTTTACAGAACATACATCAGCTGTCAAAATAAGAGGAAAAGCAGTCGTTCAAACTAGTAATGGAGAACTATCGTCAGAGTGA
- a CDS encoding HU family DNA-binding protein, with the protein MNKTDLVNAVAEKSELSKKDASKAVDAVFESVMDSLKNGEKVQLIGFGNFEVRDRSARKGRNPQTGEEIEIPASKVPAFKPGKALKDIVK; encoded by the coding sequence ATGAACAAAACAGACTTAGTAAATGCTGTAGCTGAGAAAAGCGAACTTTCTAAGAAAGATGCTTCAAAAGCAGTTGATGCAGTTTTTGAATCTGTCATGGATTCACTTAAAAATGGTGAAAAAGTACAATTGATTGGATTCGGTAACTTTGAAGTACGCGATCGTTCTGCACGTAAAGGACGTAATCCACAAACTGGAGAAGAAATCGAAATCCCAGCAAGCAAAGTTCCTGCTTTCAAACCAGGTAAAGCCCTTAAAGATATCGTTAAATAA
- a CDS encoding stage VI sporulation protein F produces MNNFQKGLFDKIQQNANINPNDILKVADSVKNANFSDEKTVRNLVRNLVKLANKPISKEKEDKIVQSIVKNKIPTDAQSLNQLFKK; encoded by the coding sequence GTGAATAATTTCCAGAAGGGTTTATTTGATAAAATTCAACAAAATGCAAATATCAATCCTAATGATATCTTAAAGGTTGCTGATTCGGTTAAAAATGCTAACTTCTCGGATGAAAAGACCGTTCGTAATTTAGTGCGTAATCTAGTAAAATTAGCGAATAAACCTATATCAAAGGAAAAAGAAGATAAAATTGTACAATCTATTGTGAAAAACAAAATACCAACAGATGCGCAATCTTTGAACCAATTATTTAAAAAATGA